A single genomic interval of Astyanax mexicanus isolate ESR-SI-001 chromosome 4, AstMex3_surface, whole genome shotgun sequence harbors:
- the LOC111190034 gene encoding zinc finger protein 239-like has product MEKHQHSVKSFTKQSDLKIHQRIHTGEKPYQCSDCGKSFNQQSNLQNHQRIHTGEKPYHCSDCGTSFNRQSTLKIHQRIHTGEKPYQCSDCGKSFTTQSAFEIHQRIHTGEKPYFCSDCGKSFTQQSDLKKHQRIHTGEKPYHCSDCGKRFHQQSHLKLHQRFHTGVKPYYCSDCGKSFTQQSTLKIHQRIHTGEKPHHCSDCGKSFSTQSSLEIHQRIHTGVKPYFCSDCGKSFTTQSDLKKHQRIHTGEKPYHCSDCEKCFSTQSTLKIHQRIHTGEKPYHCSDCEKCFSTQSNLKNYQRIHTGEKPYHCSDCGKSFTQQNHLQKHKCSNTGEKTIPNLFHSN; this is encoded by the coding sequence atggagaaacatcagcactctgtcaagagtttcactaaacagagtgatctcaaaatacaccagcgcattcacacaggagagaaaccgtatcaatgctcagactgtgggaagagttttaatcaacagagtaatctccaaaatcaccagcgcattcacacaggagagaaaccgtatcactgctcagactgtgggacgagttttaatcgacagagtactctcaaaattcaccagcgcattcacacaggagagaaaccgtatcaatgctcagactgtgggaagagttttactacacagagtgctttcgaaatacaccagcgcattcacacaggagagaaaccatatttctgctcagactgtgggaagagttttactcaacagagtgatctaaaaaaacaccagcgcattcacacaggagagaaaccgtatcactgctcagactgtgggaagagatttcatcaacagagtcatcttaaactgcaccagcgctttcacacaggagtaaaaccatattactgctcagactgtgggaagagttttactcaacagagtactctcaaaattcaccagcgcattcacacaggagagaaaccgcatcactgctcagactgtgggaagagtttttctACACAGAGTAGTCTcgaaatacaccagcgcattcacacaggagtaaaaccatatttctgctcagactgtgggaagagttttactacccagagtgatctcaaaaaacaccagcgcattcacacaggagagaaaccatatcactgctcagactgtgagaagtgtttttctacacagagtactctcaaaattcaccagcgcattcacacaggagaaaaaccgtatcactgctcagactgtgagaagtgtttttctacacagagtaatctcaaaaattaccagcgcattcacactggagagaaaccgtatcactgctcagactgtgggaagagttttactcaacagaatcatctccaaaaacacaagtgcagtaacacaggagagaaaactatcccaaatttgttccacagcaattaa